GTGAAGAACGTCATCACAGTCGTCAGCGCCAGGTACACGCCCGCCACGGTCGTCAGGACCGGGATGGGCAGGAAGCTCTCGGACGACACGCGCTGTCCGGCCAGCGTCAGTTCCAGCAGCGCGATGCTCGATGCCAGCGAGGAATCCTTGAGCAGCGCCACGAGGTTGTTCACCAGGGGTGGCACCACGATCCGCAGCGCCTGCGGCAGGATCACGGTGGTCATGGTCTGCGCGCCGCTCAGGCCCAGGCTGCGGGCCGCCTCGGTCTGCCCGCGCGGCACGGCCAGAATCCCGGCGCGGATGACTTCCGCGTTGTACGCCCCGACGTTCAGGGCCAGCGCGATCACGGCCGACCAGAACTCGTTCAGCTGCACGTCGATCCCGATGCCCTTCAGGATGGGCGGCAGGGCGTTGTACACGAACAGGATCTGCACGAGCAGCGGCGTGCCGCGCACCAGCCAGATGAACAGGCTGGCGGGCGCCCGCACGATCCACAGCGCACTGGTCTTCTGGATGCCCGCCACGGTCCCCACGATCAGGCCGATCACGCCCGCCACGACCGTCAGTTGCAGGGTCATGCGGGCGCCGTCCACGAACAGGTCCGCGCGCGGCCCGATCGGGTCGGGCATCTGACGCAGGATCAGCGTGATGACCCAGAACAGGGCCAGGAAGGCGACCGCCGCCCCGCCCAGCCACAGCAGCAGCGCGCCCAGGCCCAGCGGCTGACTGGCGCGGGGCGCAGGAGTTTTGGCGGTCATGCCTGTCTCCGGGACAGACGGACAGGCGCGGAAAGAGAACCGTGTTGCATTTGCAGGATTGTGCCACACTCCGCGCGGCGCGACCCGACCCTGACTGGGGTGACCCTTATCATCCGGCCCAGCGGGACGCGCCCCGCACCGGTCAGGGTGACGGGGCGCGCTTCACGAGGAGGTTACTTGCAGCGGACGTCGGTGCCGAAGTACTTGCTGCTCAGCTTGGCGTAGGTGCCGTCGCTCAGGGCCCGGGCCAGCGCGGCGTTCAGTTCCTTCAGCAGACCGCTGTTGCCCTTCTTCACGGCCATGCCGATGCTCTCCTTGAACAGCAGGTCGCCCTGCACGACCTTGCCCTTCTGCGCCTTCACGAGGTCCAGACCCGTGAACTTGTCGCCCACCCAGGCGTCCACCCGGCCCGCCATCAGGGCGGCCTGCGCGTCGGTGTCCTTGGGGAAGGTCTTGACGTCCTTGATGCCGGGCACCTTGCGGGCGTTCTCCAGGTACGTCGTGCCGACCTGCACGGCGACCGTCTTGCCTTTCAGCGCAGCGGCGGTCATGGGGCCGCCGGGTTTCGTGACGATGGCGCCGCCGGTGCAGTAGTGCGGGTTCGTGAAGTCCACGGCCTTCTGCCGTTCGGGCGTGATGCCGTGGCTGGCGATCACGAAGTCGTAGCGGTTCTGCCCCAGGCCGATCAGCAGGTTGTCGAAAGGCTGCGTGACCCACTGCACCTTCAGGCCCAGCTGCTTGGCCAGGGCGTTGGCGAGTTCGACCTCGAAGCCGGTCAGTTCCTTGCCCTTCAGGATGTTGAAGGGCGGGAAGGCGCCCTCGGTGGCGATCTTGATGGTGCCGGACTGTTTGATCTCGGCCCAGGTGCGGGCCTGCGCGGTCGTGAGCAGGGTCAGGGCGGCGAGGGTCAGAGCAACTTTCTTCATGCGGACTCCTTGAAAGAGGCGGAACCAGGAACCGACCGGCGGCAGACGCAGGAGAAGATGACCGGCTGGAGACTGGTCCTGTGATGGGTGCTGCGATTCTACCGCACGGGCGCGCCCTCATACGGATTCCGTTTGTTTCGCTGACAATCCGGAACTTCACCGGATTGCCAGCTCCACGTCCGGAACCCGTTTCTCTCCTGCTCGCTCTGCTGCGCAGCTCTGCGAGTCCGCTCGTGTTGAAAGTTTTTGCAAACCTCTCAACCGGAGTCCGTATCACATGAAGATGCGCTGAACGTCGCAGGGGCCGCGCTCCCGGAATGGGAGGGCGCGGCCCCTGTGGCGGCAGAGGTCAGTTCAGGTCAGTACGTGCTGGCGGGCGCGGCGTACTCGTAGCCCAGGCCGGGGGTGTCGGCCTGACCGCGCGTCCCGGAGGGCGTGCCACGGTCCACGGCGGCCTCGCTGCTGGGGTCGAAGGCGTGCAGGCGGGTCTGATCCACGAGCAGTTCGACGCTGTCGCCGGGCAGGACGTTCGCCTGACCTTCGACCTTCGCGGTGATGTGCTGACCGGCCACGTCGATGATCAGGTCCGTCTGGGCGCCCAGGGGTTCCACCACGACGACCTGACCGCGCAGGACGTTCGAGCCGCGCGGGATGTCGGTCATGCCGACCATGCCCAGGTGCTCGGGGCGGATGCCCATCAGGACGTCCTTGCCCTCGAAGGCCTTGAGGCTCTGCGCGAGGCGGCCCATGGGGGACACGCGGTTGTCGCCGATCATGAACTCGCCGTTCTGCACGCGGCCCGTCAGGAAGTTCATGCTGGGGCTGCCGATGAAGCCCGCCACGAACTTGTTCTGCGGGAAGTCGTACAGGTTCATGGGGGTGTCGACCTGCATGATCACGCCGTCCCGCATGACCACGATGCGGTTGCCGAGCGTCATGGCCTCGACCTGGTCGTGCGTCACGTACACGATGGTGGCGCCCAGGCGGCGGTGCAGCTGGCTGATCTGCGAGCGCATCTCGACGCGCAGCTTGGCGTCCAGGTTCGAGAGCGGCTCGTCCATCAGGAACACTTTCGGTTCGCGGACGATCGCGCGGCCCATCGCGACGCGTTGACGCTGACCGCCGGACAGTTCCTTGGGTTTGCGGCCCAGCAGGTGCTCGATCTGGAGGATCTTCGCGGCTTCACGCACGCGCTTGTCGATCTCTTCCTTGGGCGTCTTGCGGAGCTTCAGGCCGAAGGCCATGTTCTCGTACACGTTCATGTGCGGGTACAGCGCGTAGTTCTGGAAGACCATCGCGATGTCGCGGTCCTTGGGCGGCACGTCGTTCACGACGCGGTCGCCGATCTTCAGGATGCCGTCGCTGATGTCCTCCAGGCCTGCGATCATGCGCAGCGTGGTGGACTTCCCGCAGCCGGACGGCCCGACGAACACCATGAACTCGCGGTCCTGGATGTGCAGGTTGAAGTCCTTCACCGCGTGGTGCTTCGTGCCGTAACGCTTGTTGATGTGCTCCAGAATCACTTCTGCCATGACGTGCCTACCTTTATCGCCCCTGCTCTTACCCGTGAATGGCTCCGCACCGCTGAGGTGAGGAATGATCGGGTAACCGGGGTACGTGAATGAATCCCAGGTGTCCGTTGACGCCGCGCTGACGTGCTCAGCATACCACGCGTGCCCGGCGCGGGGAATGCCACCCACACGCTGAAATCCAGACATGCGCTGCACTGCCCAGACATGCGCTGCGCAAAGGAGAGGCGGCCCGCGTGAGTCGCCTCTCCGCGCGCCGCCTCTCCATTGCCAACGACGTTACGCCGTGCCGACGTCGTGCCCGTCGTCGCGCTGCTCCAGGCGGAAGCCGTGCGGCAGGAAGTCCCGCACGTACCCGCTGATGATGTCCCCGTGCTGGTTCACGCACACGACGCGGGCGTCCGGCGCGAACTCGAACAGCACCTGACGGCACGCGCCGCACGGACTGGCGGGCGGGGTCGCCTCGGAGTACACGACGAAACCACAACCATCGCAGCGCGGGCGGGGTCGCCTCGGAGTACACGACGATATCGGTGAATTCGCGTTCACCGGCGGTCGCCATGGCCTGCACGGCGCTCTGCTCGGCGCAGCGGCCCAGGCCGTAGCTGGCGTTCTCGACGTTCGCGCCGAAGTACACGCGGCCGTCACGGGTGCGCAGCGCCGAACCG
This region of Deinococcus sp. JMULE3 genomic DNA includes:
- a CDS encoding amino acid ABC transporter permease, with the translated sequence MTAKTPAPRASQPLGLGALLLWLGGAAVAFLALFWVITLILRQMPDPIGPRADLFVDGARMTLQLTVVAGVIGLIVGTVAGIQKTSALWIVRAPASLFIWLVRGTPLLVQILFVYNALPPILKGIGIDVQLNEFWSAVIALALNVGAYNAEVIRAGILAVPRGQTEAARSLGLSGAQTMTTVILPQALRIVVPPLVNNLVALLKDSSLASSIALLELTLAGQRVSSESFLPIPVLTTVAGVYLALTTVMTFFTDQLERRLKIASR
- a CDS encoding ABC transporter substrate-binding protein — protein: MKKVALTLAALTLLTTAQARTWAEIKQSGTIKIATEGAFPPFNILKGKELTGFEVELANALAKQLGLKVQWVTQPFDNLLIGLGQNRYDFVIASHGITPERQKAVDFTNPHYCTGGAIVTKPGGPMTAAALKGKTVAVQVGTTYLENARKVPGIKDVKTFPKDTDAQAALMAGRVDAWVGDKFTGLDLVKAQKGKVVQGDLLFKESIGMAVKKGNSGLLKELNAALARALSDGTYAKLSSKYFGTDVRCK
- a CDS encoding ABC transporter ATP-binding protein, producing MAEVILEHINKRYGTKHHAVKDFNLHIQDREFMVFVGPSGCGKSTTLRMIAGLEDISDGILKIGDRVVNDVPPKDRDIAMVFQNYALYPHMNVYENMAFGLKLRKTPKEEIDKRVREAAKILQIEHLLGRKPKELSGGQRQRVAMGRAIVREPKVFLMDEPLSNLDAKLRVEMRSQISQLHRRLGATIVYVTHDQVEAMTLGNRIVVMRDGVIMQVDTPMNLYDFPQNKFVAGFIGSPSMNFLTGRVQNGEFMIGDNRVSPMGRLAQSLKAFEGKDVLMGIRPEHLGMVGMTDIPRGSNVLRGQVVVVEPLGAQTDLIIDVAGQHITAKVEGQANVLPGDSVELLVDQTRLHAFDPSSEAAVDRGTPSGTRGQADTPGLGYEYAAPASTY